Proteins from a single region of Desulfovibrio sp. X2:
- a CDS encoding WcbI family polysaccharide biosynthesis putative acetyltransferase gives MDSIFIFATCQGLEIANILRLSPTFSRLFEIRSQFNFLAPGEASDPRRFLDEIAGSRFFFYQRNEFLDDAFLASLPLTLRASPIPYVTSKIYWPSMLDQNTEPRLLCCEQNPYGYIPFRCGVLEEMIDSGWDDERIVSRYTAARLDELLDLDEHFERQIGHLRKLDGSCDIKVADFVESRVRETMLFHIFNHPAIPVMRHMADGMLDLLGLPLDLPRDVPDKFVHSQLPVHPSVARAYGLAFAAEDRIWNLGPRKVNFEEYLRLYISDYRRVVTPAASPRPIAARRLAEAAPVP, from the coding sequence ATGGACAGCATATTCATCTTCGCCACCTGCCAGGGACTGGAGATCGCGAACATCCTGCGCCTCTCCCCGACCTTTTCCCGCCTCTTCGAGATCCGCTCCCAGTTCAACTTCCTCGCCCCCGGCGAGGCCTCCGATCCGCGCCGGTTCCTGGACGAGATCGCGGGCAGCCGCTTCTTTTTCTACCAGCGCAACGAATTCCTGGACGACGCCTTCCTGGCCTCGCTTCCCCTGACGTTGCGAGCCTCCCCCATTCCGTACGTGACCTCCAAGATCTATTGGCCCTCCATGCTCGACCAGAACACGGAGCCGCGCCTGCTGTGCTGCGAGCAGAATCCCTACGGCTACATCCCGTTCCGCTGCGGAGTGCTCGAGGAGATGATCGACTCCGGATGGGACGACGAGCGCATCGTCAGCCGCTACACGGCAGCCCGGCTGGACGAGCTGCTGGATCTGGACGAGCATTTCGAGCGCCAGATCGGACATCTGCGGAAACTCGACGGCTCCTGCGACATCAAGGTCGCCGACTTCGTGGAGTCCAGGGTACGCGAGACCATGCTCTTTCATATCTTCAACCACCCGGCCATCCCGGTCATGCGTCACATGGCCGACGGGATGCTCGACCTTCTGGGCCTGCCGCTCGACCTTCCCAGGGACGTTCCGGACAAGTTCGTGCACAGCCAGCTGCCCGTGCATCCCTCGGTGGCCCGGGCCTACGGCCTCGCCTTCGCCGCAGAGGACAGGATCTGGAACCTGGGGCCGCGCAAGGTGAATTTCGAGGAATACCTGCGCCTTTACATCTCCGACTACAGGCGGGTGGTCACGCCCGCGGCGTCCCCGCGTCCCATCGCGGCCAGGCGCCTCGCCGAGGCGGCCCCGGTCCCGTAG
- a CDS encoding glycosyltransferase, whose translation MRTLFVSRVTLPEGVRGNAQYSLFFTRGLETAGHEVRTAITLEAVGRLDCWDAPARPEEFAIVRELLQGDPPDLLVVNYSYMAPLLSLAPEGVARAVLAHDARHLRHAKFLETGCRSDCSPWTEEQEREVLRHADLVIAIQSEEAAAFRDVAPHARTVVLPCCFPLDALPLPEDGDACLFVGSDADHNRQGIGWFLDAVWPEVLRLRPTAMLNVCGTVCGSLRDRDVPGLRLHGRVDDLTPHFAANGVGVVPLLAGSGCKLKLVETLSRARPCVTTSTGAQGLDPAAGGLVVADDPAEFAAALARLFADRALLQARSEAAFAHAKARFDPEKAHTEFRQTLDALRAAGHARHAAAPGSHHAVTPDKHPKPTVD comes from the coding sequence ATGAGAACCCTCTTCGTTTCGAGAGTGACGCTGCCCGAAGGGGTGCGCGGCAACGCCCAGTACAGCCTGTTCTTCACCCGGGGTCTGGAGACGGCCGGACACGAGGTGCGCACCGCGATCACCCTGGAGGCCGTGGGCAGGCTCGACTGCTGGGACGCCCCGGCCCGGCCGGAGGAGTTCGCCATCGTCCGCGAGCTTCTGCAAGGCGACCCGCCGGACCTCCTGGTGGTCAACTACTCCTACATGGCCCCCCTGCTCTCCCTGGCGCCCGAAGGTGTGGCGCGCGCGGTCCTGGCCCACGACGCTCGCCACCTGCGCCACGCCAAGTTCCTCGAGACGGGCTGCCGCTCCGACTGCTCGCCCTGGACCGAGGAGCAGGAGCGCGAGGTGCTGCGCCACGCCGACCTGGTCATCGCCATCCAGTCCGAGGAGGCCGCGGCCTTCCGGGACGTCGCGCCGCACGCGCGCACCGTGGTCCTGCCCTGCTGCTTCCCGCTCGACGCCCTGCCCCTGCCCGAGGACGGCGACGCCTGCCTGTTCGTGGGCAGCGACGCGGACCACAACCGCCAGGGCATCGGCTGGTTCCTCGACGCCGTCTGGCCCGAGGTGCTGCGCCTGCGCCCAACGGCGATGCTCAACGTCTGCGGCACGGTCTGCGGCAGCCTGCGCGACCGCGACGTCCCCGGCCTGCGCCTGCACGGCCGCGTGGACGACCTGACGCCCCATTTCGCAGCGAACGGCGTGGGCGTCGTGCCCCTGCTCGCGGGCAGCGGCTGCAAATTGAAGCTCGTCGAGACCCTCTCCCGGGCGCGGCCCTGCGTGACCACCTCCACCGGCGCCCAGGGACTCGACCCTGCCGCCGGGGGGCTCGTCGTGGCCGACGACCCGGCCGAATTCGCCGCGGCCCTGGCCCGGCTGTTCGCGGACCGCGCCCTGCTGCAGGCCCGGTCCGAGGCCGCCTTCGCCCACGCCAAGGCCCGCTTCGATCCCGAAAAGGCCCACACGGAGTTCCGGCAGACACTCGACGCCCTGCGCGCCGCCGGTCACGCGCGGCACGCGGCCGCCCCAGGCAGCCATCATGCCGTGACGCCGGACAAGCACCCGAAACCGACAGTGGACTGA
- a CDS encoding glycosyltransferase, whose amino-acid sequence MARLDPNSRLHVLQRIRFPAKASLAALCFAHESTAMLRLDKTDQAAPRYDFEPGQTLSSSSYLNSVYEFVQRRHGLVQSQAFRLRLSGDFEVAVMKATFGGQTECVGRETFRGCLPDAPVLVPIPGAGPDAPNERIFFRLTALSGGEFLGGDVVTDHEPRPVRLAVVLCTFRREEYLHATVAALLADPDLGERLSAVVVVDNGRTLDPKDFTDPRVRLVPNRNLGGSGGFSRGMADVLDGKLGSHILLMDDDIACDGEAVLRAITFFEHSDGPLAVSGAMLDMQKPLLHFEAGAVYGQAADVAGANPLKIYGLGRGLSLEQEGALNTLLLEERADYGAFWFFAFPAEYAERGGLLLPFFVIGDDIEFGLRLTRRMGARVLPLPGVGVWHQPFYSKISNVKRYFFVRNLLVIDALYGRGRYRDVARALTADFMSDLCRFNYGMALMLVQAFEDYLKGPDFLTDTDPMTLIASLSDEARRMDANLRPFTPRETWGFEQPPREGVLRSLVRTATLGGHLLPRPLLRGEPMQVLLCGTGQWRKNFLCREARFLHREAAFSNARDIDPALGRALALRFAKLLWRGQREWAEVGAAWREAAPRLTSRDFWMRQGDEAAGNETAAS is encoded by the coding sequence ATGGCCCGACTCGACCCGAACTCCCGCCTGCACGTCCTGCAGCGCATCCGCTTCCCGGCCAAGGCCTCGCTGGCGGCGCTGTGCTTCGCCCACGAGTCCACGGCCATGCTGCGCCTGGATAAAACAGACCAGGCCGCGCCCCGCTACGACTTCGAGCCCGGGCAGACGCTGTCGTCGAGCAGCTACCTGAACAGCGTCTACGAGTTCGTGCAGCGCCGCCACGGCCTCGTCCAAAGCCAGGCCTTCCGCCTCCGCCTGTCCGGCGACTTCGAGGTCGCGGTCATGAAGGCGACCTTCGGCGGACAGACCGAGTGCGTGGGGCGCGAGACGTTTCGCGGCTGCCTGCCCGACGCCCCCGTCCTGGTCCCCATCCCCGGGGCCGGGCCCGACGCCCCCAACGAGCGCATCTTCTTCCGCCTCACGGCGCTGTCCGGAGGCGAGTTCCTGGGCGGAGACGTGGTCACGGACCACGAGCCGCGCCCCGTGCGCCTGGCCGTGGTCCTGTGCACCTTCAGGCGCGAGGAGTATCTGCACGCCACCGTGGCCGCCCTGCTGGCCGACCCGGACCTGGGCGAGCGGCTCTCCGCCGTGGTGGTCGTGGACAACGGCCGGACCCTCGATCCGAAAGACTTCACCGACCCGCGCGTGCGCCTCGTGCCCAACCGCAACCTGGGCGGCTCTGGCGGCTTCAGCCGCGGCATGGCCGATGTCCTGGACGGGAAGCTCGGCAGCCACATCCTGCTCATGGACGACGACATCGCCTGCGACGGCGAGGCCGTGCTGCGCGCCATCACCTTCTTCGAGCACTCGGACGGCCCTCTGGCGGTGTCCGGGGCCATGCTCGACATGCAAAAGCCCCTGCTGCACTTCGAGGCGGGCGCTGTGTACGGCCAGGCGGCCGACGTGGCCGGGGCGAATCCCCTGAAGATCTACGGACTCGGCCGCGGCCTCTCCCTGGAGCAGGAAGGCGCGCTGAACACCCTCCTGCTCGAGGAGCGCGCGGACTACGGCGCCTTCTGGTTCTTCGCCTTCCCGGCCGAATACGCCGAGCGGGGCGGGCTCCTGCTGCCCTTCTTCGTCATCGGCGACGACATCGAGTTCGGCCTGCGCCTGACCCGCCGCATGGGCGCGCGCGTGCTGCCCCTGCCCGGCGTCGGGGTCTGGCACCAGCCGTTCTACAGCAAGATCAGCAACGTGAAGCGCTACTTCTTCGTGCGCAACCTTCTGGTCATCGACGCGCTCTACGGCCGGGGCAGATACAGGGACGTCGCGCGCGCCCTGACGGCGGATTTCATGAGCGATCTCTGCCGCTTCAACTACGGCATGGCGCTCATGCTGGTGCAGGCTTTCGAGGACTACCTAAAGGGTCCCGACTTTTTGACCGATACTGATCCCATGACGCTCATCGCCTCCCTTTCGGACGAGGCCCGGCGCATGGACGCCAACCTGCGTCCCTTCACCCCCCGGGAGACCTGGGGATTCGAGCAGCCCCCGCGCGAGGGCGTGCTGCGTTCGCTGGTGCGCACCGCGACCCTGGGCGGCCACCTGCTGCCCCGCCCCCTGCTGCGCGGCGAGCCCATGCAGGTGCTGCTCTGCGGCACCGGGCAGTGGCGCAAGAACTTCCTGTGCCGCGAAGCCCGGTTTCTGCACCGCGAGGCCGCGTTCTCCAACGCCCGCGACATCGACCCGGCCCTCGGGCGCGCCCTGGCGCTGCGCTTCGCGAAACTCCTGTGGCGGGGACAACGGGAATGGGCAGAGGTCGGCGCGGCCTGGCGCGAGGCGGCCCCCCGGCTCACGAGCCGGGACTTCTGGATGCGGCAGGGCGACGAAGCGGCGGGAAACGAGACGGCGGCTTCCTGA
- a CDS encoding nicotinamidase, giving the protein MPEEIEIAEELGSGDALLLVDVQKDFCPGGALPIAQGDAVIPVLNRALAAATARGVPVYASRDWHPVGHVSFAGRGGQWPPHCIQDTEGAAFHPDLALPDSTVKVTKGVRFDQDQNSAFDQTGLAVELRREGVSRLWVGGLAEDVCVRATVLDALREGFAVAVMADATRPVTQEGGGQARREMERAGARLVHVAR; this is encoded by the coding sequence ATGCCCGAAGAGATCGAGATCGCAGAGGAGCTCGGGAGCGGCGATGCCCTGCTCCTGGTGGACGTGCAGAAGGACTTCTGTCCGGGCGGGGCGCTGCCCATCGCCCAGGGCGACGCGGTGATACCCGTGCTGAACCGCGCCCTGGCCGCGGCCACGGCGCGCGGCGTGCCCGTCTACGCCTCGCGCGACTGGCACCCCGTGGGCCACGTGAGCTTTGCCGGGCGCGGCGGGCAGTGGCCGCCGCACTGCATCCAGGACACGGAGGGAGCGGCCTTCCATCCGGACCTCGCGCTGCCGGACTCGACCGTCAAGGTGACCAAGGGCGTGCGCTTCGACCAGGACCAGAACTCGGCCTTCGACCAGACCGGCCTGGCCGTGGAGCTGCGGCGCGAGGGCGTGTCGCGGCTGTGGGTGGGCGGCCTGGCCGAGGACGTCTGCGTGCGCGCCACGGTGCTCGACGCCCTGCGGGAAGGTTTCGCGGTGGCGGTGATGGCCGACGCGACGCGGCCCGTGACGCAAGAGGGGGGAGGACAGGCGCGCCGGGAGATGGAGCGCGCCGGGGCGCGCCTCGTGCACGTCGCCCGATGA
- the asnB gene encoding asparagine synthase (glutamine-hydrolyzing) has protein sequence MCGIAGIIAPPTPDLAPRLQAMAGSLRHRGPDGVGFWSSGQCHLAHTRLAIVDIEGGAQPLRSADDSLATVFNGELYGYSELRERLDYPFRTRSDTEVLLAMYEAYGTDMLAHLPGMFAFAIWDERRKRLFCARDRFGEKPFYYATDRDGRFLFASEVKAVLAAGLLDVSLDAQSLCQYLVYSYLPEGRSMYREIAALPPGCAMTVGPEGVKAWRYWDLPAPAGEIGGAEAAEELAHLLDSSVQRCLVADVEVGVLLSGGLDSTTLAVLAARHRRDIRTFSFGFEGWRNELPYAREVSAALGSNHVELLESDMDLPAMIESLSGHYDEPFGDLSAIPTLSLCSLVRRHLKVALGGDGADELMGGYVYWYLPLVEAERAGGAAPGWSAVAERHWRDQQIYFGPEELAGFGLPLVPRPTSPDYIGSLDDAMRLDLRGFLAGDILKKVDRASMAHGLELRLPFLDWPLAEFLVALPWRLKLDDTKGKLVLRNAFERLWPESVRTRGKQGFSANVDVWLQREDVLPLRRSFLADKNLAVRGLFPDELVDACANDVGYRGWVMLVLSMWLQQVTGDGILHPRKM, from the coding sequence ATGTGCGGAATCGCAGGAATCATCGCTCCCCCCACCCCGGACCTCGCGCCCAGGCTCCAGGCCATGGCCGGCTCGCTGCGCCATCGCGGCCCGGACGGCGTGGGATTCTGGAGCTCGGGGCAGTGCCATCTGGCCCACACGCGCCTGGCCATCGTGGACATCGAGGGCGGCGCCCAGCCCCTGCGTTCGGCGGACGACTCGCTGGCCACGGTCTTCAACGGCGAGCTGTACGGCTACTCCGAGCTGCGCGAGCGCCTGGACTACCCCTTCCGCACCCGCTCGGACACCGAGGTCCTGCTGGCCATGTACGAGGCCTACGGCACGGACATGCTCGCCCACCTGCCGGGCATGTTCGCCTTCGCCATCTGGGACGAGCGGCGCAAACGCCTCTTCTGCGCGCGCGACCGCTTCGGCGAGAAGCCCTTCTACTACGCCACGGACAGGGACGGCCGCTTCCTGTTCGCCTCCGAGGTCAAGGCCGTGCTGGCCGCCGGGCTGCTGGACGTCTCCCTGGACGCGCAATCGCTCTGCCAGTACCTGGTCTACAGCTACCTCCCCGAGGGGCGGAGCATGTACCGCGAGATCGCGGCCCTGCCCCCGGGCTGCGCCATGACCGTGGGCCCCGAGGGAGTGAAGGCCTGGCGCTACTGGGACCTGCCCGCGCCTGCCGGGGAGATCGGCGGGGCCGAGGCCGCGGAGGAGCTGGCCCACCTGCTCGACAGCTCCGTGCAGCGCTGCCTGGTGGCCGACGTGGAGGTCGGCGTGCTGCTGAGCGGCGGGCTCGACTCCACCACCCTGGCCGTGCTCGCGGCCAGGCACCGCAGGGACATCCGCACCTTCTCCTTCGGCTTCGAGGGCTGGCGCAACGAGCTGCCCTACGCCCGGGAGGTCTCCGCGGCCCTGGGCTCGAACCATGTCGAGCTGCTCGAGTCCGACATGGACCTGCCCGCCATGATCGAGAGCCTTTCGGGCCACTACGACGAGCCCTTCGGCGACCTCTCGGCCATCCCCACCCTGTCGCTGTGCTCCCTTGTGCGCAGGCACCTGAAGGTGGCCCTGGGCGGCGACGGCGCGGACGAGCTGATGGGCGGCTACGTCTATTGGTATCTCCCCCTGGTCGAGGCGGAGCGCGCGGGCGGCGCGGCCCCCGGCTGGAGCGCCGTGGCGGAGCGCCACTGGCGCGACCAGCAGATCTACTTCGGGCCCGAGGAGCTTGCCGGATTCGGCCTGCCCCTGGTGCCCCGCCCCACGAGCCCGGACTACATCGGCTCCCTGGACGACGCCATGCGCCTGGACCTGCGCGGCTTCCTGGCCGGGGACATCCTGAAGAAGGTGGACCGCGCCTCCATGGCCCACGGCCTGGAGCTGCGCCTGCCCTTCCTCGACTGGCCCCTGGCCGAGTTCCTCGTCGCCCTGCCTTGGCGGCTGAAGCTCGACGACACCAAGGGCAAGCTCGTCCTGCGCAACGCCTTCGAGCGCCTCTGGCCCGAGAGCGTGCGCACGCGCGGCAAGCAGGGGTTCAGCGCCAACGTGGACGTCTGGCTGCAGCGCGAGGACGTCCTGCCGCTCCGCCGCAGCTTCCTCGCGGACAAGAACCTCGCGGTCCGCGGCCTGTTCCCGGATGAGCTGGTGGATGCCTGCGCGAACGACGTCGGCTACCGCGGCTGGGTCATGCTGGTCCTCTCCATGTGGCTGCAGCAGGTCACCGGGGACGGCATCCTGCACCCAAGAAAAATGTGA
- a CDS encoding glycosyltransferase family A protein, which produces MNGTTPSNAALARELTVVVRSIGERTTEACLYLLRRELPAANIELVKNIPFDQAVRRTFELGLASGRPWVLALDSDMLLRPSALARMVEAARAQPENVFALWTMALDKAFRVYRPVGMHLYRASLLARAREMSEGRDLAGSLRPESAMVEAMLDSGFLAAQTGIVVGLHDYEQAYRDLIKKACVHARKHRDMVGRLRPVWRGLAEQDPDFVALLRGADFGEMYAGEIGINHFQLSRLTEKVLEEFGRPEKAPFEPAADLPEKVEATLAAMDVHPDRLRLQPQIFPETIWNRLDGKVA; this is translated from the coding sequence ATGAACGGGACGACTCCCTCGAACGCCGCCCTGGCCCGGGAGCTGACCGTGGTGGTGCGCAGCATCGGCGAGCGGACCACCGAGGCCTGCCTCTACCTGCTGCGGCGCGAGCTGCCCGCGGCGAACATCGAGCTGGTCAAAAACATCCCCTTCGACCAGGCCGTGCGCCGCACCTTCGAGCTCGGCCTCGCCTCCGGGCGGCCCTGGGTCCTGGCGCTCGACTCGGACATGCTGCTCAGGCCCTCGGCCCTCGCGCGCATGGTGGAGGCGGCCCGGGCGCAGCCGGAGAACGTCTTCGCCCTCTGGACCATGGCCCTGGACAAGGCCTTTCGGGTCTACCGGCCGGTGGGCATGCACCTCTACCGCGCCTCGCTCCTGGCCCGCGCGCGCGAGATGAGCGAGGGGCGCGACCTTGCAGGCAGCCTGCGGCCGGAGTCGGCAATGGTCGAGGCCATGCTGGACAGCGGCTTCCTCGCGGCGCAGACCGGCATCGTGGTCGGGCTGCACGACTACGAGCAGGCATACCGCGACCTGATCAAGAAGGCCTGCGTGCACGCCAGGAAGCACCGCGACATGGTCGGACGGCTGCGGCCCGTCTGGCGCGGCCTGGCGGAACAGGACCCGGACTTCGTGGCCCTGCTCCGGGGAGCGGACTTCGGCGAGATGTACGCCGGGGAGATCGGCATCAACCATTTCCAGCTCTCGCGGCTCACGGAAAAGGTCCTCGAGGAGTTCGGTCGGCCGGAGAAGGCGCCTTTCGAGCCCGCCGCCGACCTGCCCGAGAAGGTGGAGGCGACCCTGGCCGCGATGGACGTCCATCCCGACCGCCTGCGGCTGCAGCCGCAGATATTCCCCGAAACCATCTGGAACCGCCTGGACGGGAAAGTGGCCTGA
- a CDS encoding nicotinate phosphoribosyltransferase, with product MEETFAGRGGPHSGLALFTDLYELTMLQAYFEEGLSEDAVFSLFVRRLPERRNYLLACGLDSVLDYLENLRFEQEDIAYLATLGRFSGRFLDWLCDFRFSGEVRAVPEGTPVFANEPIVEIAAPLPQAQLVETLVMNQIQVQTLLASKARRVVEAAAGRSVVDFGARRMHGIDAALKAARAFYVAGVASTSNVLAGRLYTLPVAGTMAHSYIQAHEREADAFKAFARLYPDTVLLVDTYDTLEGVQKVVELSREMGAEFKVRALRLDSGDLLALSRETRRILDEAGLSGIGIFASGGLDEESIAALLAAGAPIDGFGVGTSMGVSQDAPDLDVAYKLCEYGGRGRVKLSSGKPVLPGRKQVFRCGRGGEDLRDVIAREGEEAPGGPLDARPLLEPVMQGGRRLPAGRVELEEARRHAQEQIARLPARLRALAPADPPYRVDVSPALARFQDEVEASVAP from the coding sequence TTGGAAGAGACATTCGCTGGCAGGGGCGGGCCGCACTCGGGCCTCGCCCTGTTCACCGACCTCTACGAGCTGACCATGCTCCAGGCCTATTTCGAGGAGGGGCTTTCCGAGGACGCGGTCTTCAGCCTCTTCGTCCGCCGCCTGCCCGAGCGGCGCAACTACCTTCTGGCCTGCGGCCTGGACAGCGTGCTCGACTATCTCGAGAACCTCCGCTTCGAGCAGGAGGACATCGCCTATCTCGCCACGCTCGGCCGCTTCTCCGGCCGCTTCCTCGACTGGCTGTGCGACTTCCGCTTCAGCGGCGAGGTGCGCGCCGTGCCCGAGGGCACGCCCGTGTTCGCTAACGAGCCCATCGTGGAGATCGCGGCGCCCCTGCCCCAGGCGCAGCTGGTGGAGACCCTGGTCATGAACCAGATCCAGGTGCAGACCCTGCTGGCTTCCAAGGCGCGGCGCGTGGTGGAGGCCGCGGCCGGGCGCAGCGTGGTGGACTTCGGCGCGCGCCGCATGCACGGCATCGACGCCGCGCTCAAGGCCGCGCGGGCCTTCTACGTGGCGGGCGTGGCCTCCACCTCCAACGTGCTGGCGGGCAGGCTCTACACCCTGCCCGTGGCCGGGACCATGGCCCACAGCTACATCCAGGCGCACGAGCGCGAGGCCGACGCCTTCAAGGCCTTTGCCCGGCTCTACCCGGACACCGTGCTCCTGGTGGACACCTACGACACCCTGGAGGGCGTGCAAAAGGTCGTGGAGCTGTCGCGGGAGATGGGGGCGGAATTCAAGGTCCGGGCCCTGCGCCTGGACTCCGGCGACCTTCTGGCCCTGTCGCGCGAGACGCGCCGCATCCTGGACGAGGCCGGGCTCAGTGGAATCGGCATCTTCGCCAGCGGCGGGCTCGACGAGGAGTCCATCGCCGCGCTCCTCGCCGCGGGCGCGCCCATAGACGGCTTCGGCGTGGGCACCAGCATGGGCGTGTCCCAGGACGCGCCCGACCTGGACGTGGCCTACAAGCTTTGCGAGTACGGCGGCCGGGGAAGGGTCAAGCTGTCCAGCGGCAAGCCCGTGCTGCCGGGGCGCAAGCAGGTCTTCCGTTGCGGCCGCGGCGGGGAGGACCTGCGCGACGTCATCGCCCGCGAGGGCGAGGAGGCGCCAGGCGGTCCCCTGGACGCGCGGCCCCTGCTGGAGCCCGTGATGCAGGGCGGCAGGCGGCTGCCCGCGGGCAGGGTGGAGCTGGAAGAGGCGCGGCGCCACGCACAGGAGCAGATCGCCCGGCTGCCCGCGCGGCTGCGGGCCCTGGCCCCGGCCGACCCGCCTTACCGGGTGGACGTGAGTCCGGCCCTGGCCCGCTTCCAGGACGAGGTCGAGGCGAGCGTGGCGCCATAG
- the cysC gene encoding adenylyl-sulfate kinase, with protein sequence MSSTFRTEAAYAAPLGLEKPGESVRVLRTCTPNTVAYRGRIDRAARERQNGYPAKVFWFTGLSGSGKSTLAHRVEELLHERGIRTYVFDGDNVRQGLCGDLGFSQQDRTENLRRIAEMARLFLDAGTVCMAAFISPLAEDRERVRGIVGNADFHEIYVKCPVCVCEERDVKGLYKLARAGRIKNYTGVSAPYEEPENPALLVETDKGTVEGCARAVLDFIIGELWGELWGELGGELREAPAESAD encoded by the coding sequence ATGAGTTCCACCTTCCGAACAGAGGCGGCATACGCCGCCCCCCTCGGCCTCGAGAAGCCCGGCGAGTCGGTCCGGGTGCTCAGGACCTGCACGCCGAACACAGTGGCTTACCGGGGCAGGATAGACCGCGCGGCCCGCGAGCGGCAAAACGGCTACCCGGCCAAGGTCTTCTGGTTCACCGGGCTCTCGGGCTCGGGCAAGTCCACCCTGGCCCACCGGGTGGAGGAGCTGCTGCACGAGCGGGGCATCCGCACCTACGTCTTCGACGGCGACAACGTGCGCCAGGGGCTGTGCGGCGACCTCGGCTTCTCGCAGCAGGACCGCACGGAGAACCTGCGCCGCATCGCCGAGATGGCCAGGCTCTTCCTGGACGCCGGAACCGTGTGCATGGCCGCGTTCATCTCCCCCCTGGCCGAGGACCGGGAACGGGTCAGGGGCATCGTCGGCAACGCGGACTTCCACGAGATCTACGTCAAGTGCCCGGTCTGCGTCTGCGAGGAGCGCGACGTGAAGGGGCTGTACAAGCTCGCTCGGGCCGGACGCATCAAGAACTACACCGGCGTCTCCGCGCCCTACGAGGAGCCGGAGAACCCGGCCCTTCTGGTGGAGACGGACAAGGGCACGGTCGAGGGATGCGCCCGGGCCGTCCTCGACTTCATCATAGGTGAGCTCTGGGGTGAGCTCTGGGGTGAGCTCGGGGGCGAGCTCAGGGAGGCGCCCGCCGAGTCCGCGGACTAG
- a CDS encoding macro domain-containing protein: MGEWTVQGVLIECVQGDIAAQGDMEAVVNAANAQLRPGGGVAGAIHRAAGPGLDEECRPLAPIRPGEAVITGAHDLPNRYVIHCLGPVYGRDEPADELLAACYENALRLAERKSIASVAFPSLSTGFFGFPMEEAARIAFRTILHELSGLSFVRHIRFVLHSAADLRLHDRILGELAAQEL; encoded by the coding sequence ATGGGCGAATGGACGGTGCAGGGAGTGCTGATCGAGTGCGTGCAGGGAGACATCGCGGCGCAGGGCGACATGGAGGCCGTGGTCAACGCGGCCAATGCGCAGCTTCGCCCAGGCGGTGGAGTGGCCGGGGCCATCCACCGCGCGGCCGGGCCCGGGCTCGACGAGGAGTGCAGGCCGCTCGCCCCCATCAGGCCGGGCGAGGCGGTCATCACCGGCGCGCACGATCTTCCCAACCGCTACGTCATCCACTGCCTGGGCCCGGTCTACGGCCGAGACGAGCCCGCGGACGAGCTGCTGGCCGCCTGCTACGAGAACGCCTTGCGCCTGGCCGAGCGCAAGAGCATCGCCTCTGTCGCCTTCCCTTCGCTCTCCACCGGCTTCTTCGGCTTCCCCATGGAGGAGGCGGCGCGGATCGCCTTCAGGACGATCCTGCACGAGCTTTCCGGCCTCTCCTTCGTCAGGCACATCCGCTTCGTGCTCCATTCCGCGGCGGACCTGCGGCTGCACGACCGCATCCTCGGAGAACTCGCCGCACAGGAACTCTAG